The Phycisphaerae bacterium RAS1 genome includes a region encoding these proteins:
- the tilS gene encoding tRNA(Ile)-lysidine synthase: MNWDTFLAQLANWLSARKLLQRDARWVVGASGGPDSTLLLHALIDLSSRESLGWAIHAAHLHHGLRAGDADADERFVAALAERLGVSLHSERADIRSEVAQGGGTTEEVARNRRYEFLERVALTTGSECVAVAHHADDNAETVFHRICRGTGLRGLAGMADTRAIQPGSRVRLVRPLLQMKRTEIEALCTARGIEFQIDETNTSPSFTRGRIRTTILPLLREQLNPNVSEALLRLAEQARRLGTYLEDAAARTFDSLLVAEEPGRIVLNVSALRNKQYIVQAEVVRRAIAMLAPSEQDLGFGHIEAVLRLVEDSASGKEIHLPGSVVARKQYDRLEFRPLVEEEPPPPLETLHIACPGRTGVPQLAAELVVDVRELAEGGLDRVREKPHPYEEWLDYDRVVFPLVLRARREGDRFHPLGAPGAKTLADFFIEQKVEPSMRARIGVLCDQLGPIWVLPLRIDERVKLRPGTRRVLCLTLHSYAARKLGAS; the protein is encoded by the coding sequence GTGAACTGGGACACGTTTCTTGCACAGCTCGCCAACTGGCTTTCCGCGCGAAAGCTCCTGCAGCGCGACGCGCGCTGGGTGGTCGGCGCCTCCGGCGGGCCGGACTCAACGCTTCTACTGCACGCGCTGATCGACCTGTCGTCCCGGGAAAGCCTCGGCTGGGCCATTCATGCGGCCCATCTCCATCACGGCCTGCGCGCCGGTGACGCCGACGCCGACGAACGCTTCGTCGCCGCGCTGGCCGAGAGGCTCGGCGTCTCGCTTCACTCCGAACGAGCCGACATTCGCTCCGAAGTGGCGCAGGGCGGCGGCACCACCGAGGAGGTCGCTCGCAATCGTCGCTACGAGTTTCTCGAGCGCGTCGCGCTCACAACCGGCAGCGAGTGCGTTGCGGTCGCCCATCACGCCGACGACAACGCCGAGACCGTTTTTCATCGCATCTGCCGCGGCACCGGTCTGCGCGGCCTGGCCGGCATGGCCGACACGCGCGCCATCCAGCCTGGCAGCCGCGTGCGCCTGGTGCGGCCGCTTCTGCAGATGAAGCGAACCGAGATCGAGGCGCTCTGCACCGCGCGCGGCATCGAATTTCAGATTGACGAGACCAACACGTCGCCCAGCTTCACGCGCGGCCGAATCCGCACCACGATTCTGCCGCTGCTGCGCGAACAACTGAACCCGAACGTCAGCGAGGCGCTGCTGCGGCTGGCTGAGCAGGCACGCCGGCTGGGCACGTATCTCGAAGATGCCGCCGCCCGCACGTTTGACTCCCTGCTCGTGGCCGAAGAGCCCGGCCGGATCGTGCTGAACGTGTCCGCGCTGCGAAACAAGCAGTACATCGTGCAGGCCGAGGTCGTCCGCCGCGCCATCGCCATGCTCGCCCCCTCGGAGCAGGACCTGGGTTTCGGGCATATCGAGGCCGTCCTGCGGCTCGTGGAGGATTCGGCCAGCGGCAAGGAGATTCACCTGCCCGGCTCGGTCGTGGCGCGCAAGCAGTATGACCGGCTCGAATTCCGTCCCCTGGTCGAAGAGGAGCCGCCGCCGCCGCTCGAAACCCTGCACATCGCCTGCCCCGGGCGAACCGGCGTGCCGCAGTTGGCGGCCGAGCTGGTCGTGGACGTGCGCGAGCTGGCCGAGGGCGGCCTCGACCGCGTGCGCGAGAAACCGCATCCGTACGAGGAGTGGCTGGACTACGACCGCGTCGTCTTCCCGCTGGTGCTGCGCGCGCGGCGCGAAGGCGACCGGTTTCATCCGCTCGGCGCGCCGGGCGCCAAGACGCTGGCCGATTTCTTCATCGAGCAGAAGGTCGAACCTTCAATGCGGGCGCGGATCGGCGTTCTCTGCGATCAGCTCGGACCCATCTGGGTGCTGCCTCTGCGGATCGACGAGCGCGTCAAGCTTCGGCCCGGAACGCGGCGCGTGCTCTGCCTGACGCTCCACTCTTACGCCGCCCGGAAACTGGGAGCAAGCTGA